The following are from one region of the Jatrophihabitans telluris genome:
- a CDS encoding STAS domain-containing protein, producing the protein MSLDVDLSAVDGQQALVLRGDLDLETRSVVLARGNQALQELSPGERLVVDLANVGFVDSSGLGVLVALSNEGAARGCPVVMRRPSAAVSKLFELTGLDKAFEIEPARP; encoded by the coding sequence ATGAGCCTGGACGTAGACCTGTCTGCGGTCGATGGTCAGCAAGCATTGGTGCTGCGCGGGGACCTGGATCTGGAGACCCGGAGCGTCGTTCTGGCGCGCGGCAACCAGGCCCTGCAAGAGCTCTCGCCCGGCGAACGCCTCGTCGTCGACCTGGCGAACGTGGGCTTCGTCGATTCGAGCGGGCTTGGTGTCCTCGTCGCCCTGTCCAACGAAGGTGCCGCCCGGGGTTGTCCGGTCGTCATGCGCCGCCCCAGCGCGGCGGTGTCGAAACTGTTCGAGCTGACCGGCCTCGACAAGGCCTTCGAGATCGAGCCTGCGCGTCCCTGA